In Microplitis demolitor isolate Queensland-Clemson2020A chromosome 10, iyMicDemo2.1a, whole genome shotgun sequence, the sequence TATCCTTATTCTCATTACGATAATCTACACATGATACTTGCAATATTTAAATCGCATTTGCATTTATTAGATAATTGCTAATTATGTcggaattaatttttcgaaattgaggcgggaattttataattttatttatttttatttataatgcgTTTAGagtcttcattatttttctcatcTAGTAGGATTCCAAACTCAAGAATGCTGTAGGATGTGTTGGTCATAggagatatgaaaaaaattgatagtgTTAAAACGGTCATCAAAGTACCGTTGGTACAAATTGCCACTAAAAGTTCTATCCagtcatcatttttattatgataactAATATAAATCAGTGTTGTTaacatttatgataaattcttgttatttttatgtgtattataatcataaaaatatatatatttttataataatagaatttgcaaaaattaaataattattcaattattaatatttctaaaacattaaaatttgttttagacttaaaatcaaatttttgtcaaaactattgaatttacgaaaaaaccaaagagacattttttgtagaaaatttaattgcctacaaacttatacttatacatatttgtcatatttttgattgtttagccagaatttcaaatttaagctACGAAATTATTTGCGGAACTGAAATTCCCGCCAAATTATGTACTGAGtactttaaattgtaattacaaGTTATCTATCaaagatacgataaaaatgtatagaaaaaaatttatgcagaataaaatttcctacaaaaaaagattcttcaaattttttcctaaacCCAATAATTTCCaagttattcaaatttgaagattaattaaaattcgatattatttataagaaaacaaaaaaaaataagtgagtAAAACTGactagataataaatttcaccCACACTCAACAGTAGCCTCTTCCTTTCCACGATCCTCCGTCCCTCTCCCCGAAGACCTTGTGTCCCAGCATCGTCTTCAGATCATCACACGAGTGGTCTAGATTCGTATTCTCTGTAGCCCAAAGATCATAGCCCAGGTCACGGTGTCAGAAGCTCTCTTAGCGAATGTGATTGGCGGATCCCGTAGTGTATGTATCGTTTAGAATCACGTTTCAATTGGTGGTTGcacctatttaaataattcaagtaccTTCACTTTGTGCTTACCTACCTGTCGTGAAGGTCTctcgttttttgttcattgtCATCATCTCTCAGCTCCCCTTCCCCTCTCTTTCACCACCTCCACCACTTCTCTCCCCTTTACCTCCTTAAGTTCATCTTCCTATTAAACTCTCTCTATCCACAATGTGAGATACACTAGTAGGTCTTTATGTCACAAAGGTCACGTACACCTACCAGTACATACTCAGCATAAATGCTCATGTGATTGAACGGATAAAAAATCCAAGACCCAGCTGTTGATTCGCCAACAGGATTCGCTTCCTCGTTTCTCATTCTCAGCTCCCTGTTCCCCGTCTCCATAGAGCACACAGTTACAATGTTCAATCTTTCTCTTCTTTTCTCTCTTTTTCACCCATCTCTTCATACATACGGTAAGTGGTATACATTCATGCAGGTCTTATTGTGGGAATAATGCTCTCTCCCCTCGAAAGAGGATCCCGCTCATCCCGCGTGTTCCTTCATCGTCCTGATCTACGAATCCACCAGCAACCACCAGTATAAAGCAACCAGCAAAACCTCATCCTGACGCCAGTTAACTCGTGAACTGTCCAGGCACTAACTTGCCCATCTGAATCAGTGATTATTGACTAAACGCgagtcattatttaaattacatttgcTAAATTTCGGCAAATAAACGTTTTAAGATCATGAAGCCGTTTTTACAGTGTGTGATATTTTCGGTACTTTTGGTCCTCGTGTTGGGATCAACTGCTGACGATATGGCATTCGAACGTGGGTACAGATCACTGTACCGAGTGTACGAAGATTGCCAGCAGAGGAATGGCGGATTGTCACCGTGTTTTAAGAAAAAAGCCATCGCGTTCTTCGAGCGGCTCGGACGGATTGATAACATTCCGATAACGGAAAATCTTGAGCTAGTAAGAGTTGCTAATGATAACGCGAcgataaataaactaaataatccAAGTGATTTGGATAATTTGGGACGTTCTGGTGCCTCGAGAGAGGAAATACTAAACGAAATTCTGCTGGACCGTGTGGCGAATTTGATGAACGGGTTCAATGTTCAGATAAGTTTGCCGAAGACCAATACTGTGGAGCTGAAGAGAAGCATGGAGGAGGGTAGAGGCAAGATGAAGAAGATGATGGGAATGATGATGACTGGAATGGCCATGAAAATGGCAGCTATGGTTCCCATTGCGATGGGTGTCCTGTTCATGTTGGCGGGAAAAGCTCTGATCATCAGTAAAATAGCTCTCGTGCTGTCGATGATCATCGGATTGAAGAAGCTGCTGAGCCAAAAACAGGGTGGAGACTCTCATGGAGGATGGCAgagtggtggtggtggtggcggCGGCGGATGGGACCGAAGCATCAAAGACGTCCATCACTCGTCTCTGGATTTACAAAACGTCGAGTCTACTGACAGCAATTACGCCCAAAGTTTGGCGTACTCTGGCCAGAAGCCTTACCAGCATTaattctgaaataaaataattaaacgtgatctttattaattaatatttatatttgtatttaattaagagtgattatttatttatttacttgtttttcgttaagtaaaatttatcgaaaaataaactaaCCCATTTTCAGACGGAAGCGGTAATTTGTCGCGTGCTCAGAGTTCCCGGTCGCGTATTTAAATGTGACGCGGTTTTACGCTCGCCCATACGGAAAATCTTCATTACGATAATTTTATCTACACGCATCCATGGAGATGATTTagatatgatttttattttttttttattttatagcgGAATGTTTTATTGCATATACGCCGTTGTACGTATGAATGATTGTTACGTGTCAAGCGAGACCGATGGCATACTTGCGCACCTGTTACTCATCAGTAcagtttacttttattttattttatctatgaatttttttttaaattaattcacttTATTTATACATGTCTTAAAGTTATTACagccattatttatttattttaactatttatgtaagaccattaaataaattgtacaatagcacaataatttaattttttatttctacctttgttacattttatgtttattatttataataattttatttacgaaaatatttgtgtgaaaattacagaaaatttttttttaatttcctgggaaatttttttttaaattcgcgcGATTTTTCAACGAAatttggttttaaaaaatatttttttaaaattgtctaatttttgatttttttaaaatttcagtatttcaaattttttaatttttctaaaatgataatttcCTATTGGAAATATGAGAAATTTATGTCACTTTTgtttgtattaaaattaaaaaaaaaatcaatatttaaaaattttaattttgaccgcgaatttgaaaatttgaaattttgattataactcaaaattaaaaaataaaattccatgtAATTTAAACACAATAACAAAGTCTAtctataacatttttattttaatgagatTTGAGTCCAAGTATGGCAGCAAAAAGtgcgaaaaaaaatccagcAAGTCCAGTAGTGCCAAGTAGCAAAAATACTCCCATAATAAATGTGGGAATAAGCGcagcaaattttaatttgtaagcCAACAATAGTGCCATTAATGTCTGGTTCATTTTATGTTTCTTCGGCTTTTTCGGCCGAcctaaaaacaaacaaaatttaaaaacctccaaaaaaaaaaaaaaatctaaataaaaaaattacccctGGGTTGAATTGTCACCAGCTCCAAGTCAGTGATCGGCAGTTTATTACTCGGCTTTACATCAACgcgctttaaatttttcacaagcGATTTCGGGGCACTAGTAGTCAGGGGTACTTTGGACACCGGTCTTACAGCCAATTTATTCTGCTTGTAATTAACAGTCTTATTTCtttccataattttatttaaattattcttaacaattttttttcgattgtcGACTCTAAATCCACTTGCTATATAAATAAGTGCCAGTACTATTAAGACTAGATACACTATTGACTTATGCATATTtacactttaaataattaactttaaataatcatatatttatttatcataaataaatcatgaCATTCATTTTCTGTCATCCTCTTTCGACaccattatcatttattattgatgacattcgcactttatttatttatacacttaaatttattttccgcgggttatttgaattttaattaataatgctgatgtttatttaaattaaatcgatGTAACTTGAACGATCGAGACAACGTACAACTGTGAACTAACCGATCCGATCTTTATCCCCAGTTAGGATATAGAGGACccgcaacaacaacaacaacattgCCAACGAGATGTAACGGTTGAGTTGCTAAGAAAATTGGCAGTCCGTGGAAAAATTTGCTCGACATAATATGCGTGTCGTAAGTAGGtatactattatatttatatttatatatatatatatatatatatatatatatatatatatatatatatatagatgtatatgtCGATGGAATTATGCCCGATTCACCAATAAACGGAATAAAAAAGTAAGCTACGATCTGAGTGGAGGCATCAATGTCTCCACTTTTTAGTTacaatgttaaaaaaagtcattgaGTGGTGgggataattatttgttatttacaatCGGATTATTCTGGTGCTGACTGAGGGTGCTTgaggttattttttatttgtcatgcTAGGTGGGCATTTGGGACGACATTAAAGGAGAATTATCGATATCGATTGAGAGAACTCGATCGATACGTGACTAGAgttgaattttcgaaaaaaatttattggattgattttgtaaattaaactttttttctaggGTTGATCGATGTGTTgacagaaaaatttgaatttttggcgggaaaaatttttacttgcccgTATGAAGAGTTTTTGGAATTATgaattgggaaaaaaaattttgggcgAGACAAAATTTCTTacgagaaattattttttttgtagttttctATACaaggtgtttttttttaacggtttTCATCTTTCCTGTatgtaattattgaaaaaaaaattttggtttctataaaaaattgggTCATAcccaaataaattattaaaatttttttatttccggtGGTCATTTtgtatgattataaaaattttttgtgaccGACCTTCTTCCTTTTCCTGCTCAAAagaaataagttaataatttataaatattgaagaaatttaatttgaaaaaaaaaaaaaaaaaaaaaaaaaattgtaataactggaattgaaattaaatataaaatttctcaagTGTAAAATAAGTCGCTCGACGTATATCAAAACAATttcggatattttataaatttgttatcattttttgttgtactttctatcaaattattaagattattaattttttaaatatcaataaaacaaTTGACACTCTTGCAAGTGTTTATTAACTAGAttagaaattcatttttattgcaaaataattcaacaaatttcgttgattcaaatttaattccaacgataatttttcattacttgTGCCAGTTCTTAAATTGAGTGTAGCTcattacatatattaatttcacGGTATTTATGGCCGCATTTTTAATGCTTACTATCAAATTACTCACTCAACTGAAACTTGTTTAGATCGTTTATTGAcattggtcatttttaataacaattatttttgaaatcataattttctctttaaTCATAATTCAATTCCTTATAATTTCATACTTTGAAACCTCcaaatatctataaaatcttttttctgtTCTCCCTTCTAGTTCCTAGGTTAggtttcaacaaaaaattccAACTACGGGGTAAAATAGACCCCTCTATAAATTTTGTTCTAATTTTGGTTTGCCCAAAATCACCTCATGTCTATTTTACCCCTATATATAACTTTCATTTGTAATCTAGGTGGCCCATTTTGCCTCCCTTTCTTATTTTTCCCCAATTATTTCATCACAAtacattagaaaaatttaaaaatgaataattacaaaaaatccaaattttgaacagaaaaatttcaaacaaaaattcaaaagtttgaataaaatcttttGTCTGTTCTTCCTTCGAGTTCCAGGGTTAGGTTTCAACAAGTAATTCCAACTGCGGGGTAAAATAGACCCCTCTATAAATTTTGTTCTAATTTTGGTTTGTCCAAAATCACCTCATGTCTATTTTACccctatatataatttttatttgtaatctAGGTGGCCCATTTTGCCTCCCCTTCTCATTTTTTCCCAATTATTTCATAACAAcgtatgaaaaaaagtaaaaaaaccataaaaaaacaaaaaatcgaaattttgaacagaaaaatttcaaataaaaattaaaaaatttaaataaaaattttttcttgtacataaaaaaaaatgtttgtttaatTTGGTTTAACTCgactgtaaaattaataaaaaaaaaatattttagcacTATGTCGATATTATTAACGCGTTGTTCCATGATATACCCAGGCAATAAAAGATATTAGCTCTGGATATGCTTGAGATGAAATTAGTAAGCTCGGTGCTCACTGAGAAAATGCATGATAATATTTCATACCAATTGACAGTTAtgattatttccattttaaattgtctttaTAATATACTACTACAATAGTATTTGTAACCTCTTTTTACGCATCACTACCAAGCTAGATTAACTAATCAATTCCTACTCTATTGTCATCTTCTCAGTTCAAACACCGCGGATCTATATAAACCAGGGGTTGCTAACTTTATCCTCGAGTTATTCGCAATCTCTTTAAAGTAAATAgtgattgaaaaaaaccgcgggtaatttttatttttttgaaatggtCAAAGTGTTGATTGCATTTTTGATGTGTTTGTTCAATAATTGGTGTCTTGCTGAAAATTTACGACTTAAAAATTCACTGCAGGCGACTATTTTACCGGATATTATTGACACTATTAATTTGACCACTGGTTTGAGTAATATTGGATTTGTAAAATCTGCTGACTCAGTTCTTCcatgggaaaataaatataatagacaAGGACGTTATTTATGtgggtatttattatttttaaaaaatatgtaattcttataattaaaattttctaaaatctttcactttttatttttttttttttcgggtctaaaataaaattttttgaaaaatttcttctctGGCTGGCAGtaaatagcaaaaaaatatttgttaatttttttagcccgtttattttagtttactGTAAAAGTGTAACGGAAATACGCGAGGTCATCAATTCTCTAAATTTGCGGacgaataattttgaaataattaaatttaaaccatCAATCGTAAAAcggtattgtaaaaaatatatttgtattaaaaaatgaataaaataattattttaagatttaaatttgaaaaaaaatttgatccgCATCTACGCGCCTGATGAATTCTGAGTTAGCGGTTCCCGTGGTTGTGTAAAAGTACAATggcagtaataatttttttattgtaggcaaaaagaaaaaaaagaaaaagtggAAGAAGCACAGCAAATATATAATACCACTGATAGTAGGATGGTTGTTGATAAAGTCTATTTTACTGCCGATCGCCTTGAAAGCTCTGGCACTATTGAGTGGAAAAGCTGTGGTCCTGAGTCTAATGAGCTTGATATTGGCCGCTATTACGGGACTGAGAAGACTTGCGCAAGGAGGATTACTTCCGATGGTTTTGGGATTTAGCGCTGGACCAAGCGCATATGCTAAATATAACCGACAAGATTATTTAGAGCACGAAAATCAGTCTGACTTGAGCGACTCATATGATTATTATCAGGACAGACGTCCACTCAActgataaatcaattattaatttttatttatcttattcaATCACCAATAGACCAAAAATATGtcacttatattttataaatttaaataaaaaataaaacttttttttttttatcaaaattttgaacttttgaatttttaatctgTTGGCTTTGATCTATAGATGTATGGAGATCTATACGAGGATTCGGATCGAAGTGTTTGAGGGAACAATgaaatggagaaaaaaaataagtttaggTCTTAGAATGCAATACAAAACATACAAGAGTATATATGAGGTATACAAAATAATGTCAGCAAGCGATCAGAAAATGCGATAGAATCTGGATACAGAACTATGGACCTCTAGCTGGggttttaatttgaataaaa encodes:
- the LOC103571871 gene encoding uncharacterized protein LOC103571871, producing the protein MKPFLQCVIFSVLLVLVLGSTADDMAFERGYRSLYRVYEDCQQRNGGLSPCFKKKAIAFFERLGRIDNIPITENLELVRVANDNATINKLNNPSDLDNLGRSGASREEILNEILLDRVANLMNGFNVQISLPKTNTVELKRSMEEGRGKMKKMMGMMMTGMAMKMAAMVPIAMGVLFMLAGKALIISKIALVLSMIIGLKKLLSQKQGGDSHGGWQSGGGGGGGGWDRSIKDVHHSSLDLQNVESTDSNYAQSLAYSGQKPYHGMFYCIYAVKKWKKHSKYIIPLIVGWLLIKSILLPIALKALALLSGKAVVLSLMSLILAAITGLRRLAQGGLLPMVLGFSAGPSAYAKYNRQDYLEHENQSDLSDSYDYYQDRRPLN